Part of the Triplophysa rosa linkage group LG21, Trosa_1v2, whole genome shotgun sequence genome is shown below.
TCAGTGAGGATGTGTGCAgaagttgattgacagcatgcaCGGGCGAACTGCAGAGGTCTTGAAAAAGAAGGGTCAACGCTGCAAATATTGAGTCTTTGCGTAAACTTaatgtaattgtcaataaaagcctttgacacttatgaaatgcttgtaattatacttcagtataccttagtaacatctgacaaaaacatataaaaatcactgaagcagtagacgtggtgaaaattaatatttgtgtcattctcaaaagtTTTGGCCACGGCTGTAGGCTGTCCATAAATGTAGGTGCGCGTGTAGTTATTTTAGCTCATTTAACAAAACTGGGCGTTTacaatgtgtgtttgacagagAGTGGATATAAAACGACACACCCTGAAACCTGTAATACACACCCACAGACTCAAGACATAccttcacctctctctctctctctctctctctcacacttcATATTCTGTTTCCTGTGACGTCACTGAACATTAAACTCTTTCATTTATCATCACATAGACCCAAAGCAGTCTTCAGAAGAACGGTTGTTTCTGTTTCAGGTTAGTTTGACCTCAGCACAACTACAGAAACCAACACAACATCCAGTCAGACTCCTGCATGAGCACAACTGAACAGATATAACATCATCCTGATAAAAACATCTCTGATAATCAGCTGTCAAGTCATCAAGCACAATTCCTGTTACTCTGTAGAGTGTTCCGCACGAGGGTCAGAATTGTGTAATAATCGATCATGAGCCGAAAATACAGCTGAAGCTCCGTGTGTGCGTGACTTTCAGGAAAACACTCCCAAAATAAACACTCACAGAAACACTGAGAAACGcgtttaaaacacacacacacacacacacacgcacacgcacacacacacacaacatgaacatctgtacgtgcttttaaaacacATCAGAACTCTTCCTGTCAGTTTGTTTTACAACTTTTAGAAGTTACAAGGTCCATTCACAATAATACTACACAACAAAACACGTTTCACatgcacaacaacaaaaaagagaaacagtaaaGAGTTCAAAAACCTCGAGGAGAAAGCCGTGTAAAGTCACCTGTGTCGTGTAAAGCAGCTGATTTACCTGTTTGTCTGGTGTAGCTGAGAAAGCCGCACAAGCCTGAACGGATCTGACATCAAACAGTTTACCGATGGCCTATAAACCCCGCCCACACCTGCAGCCACGCCCACTTGAAGTCAGAGACACACCCGTTCCGGACATGACCATGCATGGACTGCAAAATGAAAACCGTTAGAAAGACGTTTTAAACTAGATAAAAACTAGTAAAGAGATGAAATTGTAATTACGCTGAATCCTGTGAATCCACAATATTGTTATATGACACTGTTTATTATCGGCGTGTCGTGTATGATGTGATTTTCCAGCAGAGGGCAACACAACGTCCTCTCTCGagctgaatggttccataaataACCTCTTTCTGctgcacaaaaggttctttgcaatgaaaggttcttcagattatcaAAAGTTAAGTGAGACATCTTTCTTTCAAGACTGAAAGGTTCCCTGGGGAACAAATctgatttcttttttacattgAACACAAACAGCTTAATGTGATGTGGgcgtatttttattgttgtgtacaACACGGTTCTGTTTTCTTGTGTATTTCTTTCAGTTCTGTGCAACATATATTCAATTATATTCCAAACTAATGAATCTCTGTAATATTGACAGTCTGTGTTCGTGTGAGATGTATGTCAATATTTGTCTGTTCATTGGTTGGATCGGAATGTCAATCATAAATGACAGGATAACAGTGATGTTTAGTTTAGTCCTTTATTTGATTTCACCGTTTCTGACGCCGGGGGCCCGACAGAGGCCCTTCCCGGGGACTTCAAAGGCCACGCCCTTGTATGTCGCCACTCCCTTTGCATCCGTGTTCAGGTCAGGGAGTAAATGCTCCCAGATTCTGCATTTGGGATTCAGCTCTTTCTCAGGAACACCTGTCACATTACACACAAGGATCATTAGAAACTAACTGTGACGGTATTCGTGAGAGAAAACGAGTGACGACCGGATCCTACCGGGGTAATTCTGGACAGTGATTCTGTCACCGGGCTGAGCTCCAGTGGGCGGGGTTAAGGGTTCTGTACTCTCTTGATTGACAGCAAAGAGGAGGCGGGCTTGTGACTGAACCCCTCGCACCTTCATTGACCGCACATTACACAACAACACCACGAGAGAGCCAaccaactacacaaacacacacacaaagaaagacTTTTTGTGTCCAAAGAGATTTAAGAAGGTGGTTTAAAGtcaaatatgtttcatgtagAATATATGTTTTGAACCTGTTCTGGGGTCATGTGACTGCACTGAACGCTGACTACAGTTCTGGGGGCGGGTTCTCCTAACTCCACCTCCTGAATGACCAATGATGTCGAGTCTGGATGATTCCGGACTGTCAGAACCCGACCGACCCGCAGATCCAGCCGGGACACGTCAGGTTTCTGTTCTCTCATGAGAAGGTTTGCAGATTGAGAAGTGTTGAGAAGCTCAGGGTTCACAGCCGCCCCTGAGACGCACATcgcataataaacaaaaacctaAACATCAACACAACCAAATGATGAATCGTTGAAAGGATAATTGATTCTAATGTCACATTACAGGGATTTCATAAGTATTTTAGTATTTGTTTACACCTATGGTGACCCTGCACCCTgaaaggtgctttaaaggttcttcacagcgatgccaaaccagttttggttccacaaaggttctttaaagaagcatctctttcttactttttatcatctgaagaacctttcttcaACACAAAGAACCCTTTTTGAAatagaaaggttcttcagatgttcttcatggaaccaaaaggttcttctatggcatcgaagaacttTTGAAGaaacttttttaagagtgtgtcaAACTTTCATGGGAAATAATGATGACGTTTTTTGGTATGAAGCGTAATATAAAGGTTTGCGTTTGAAGAGTGTGAACTAGTGAAAGCCTTAAAGAGTGAGATAAAGATCACCTCTCCTGCCTCTCCCGCGTCTCCTGTCATGACGTGTTTGACTCTCTGACACTCGAGGTGTTGTCGAGGAACGGGCAGACGGGGCAGTTTGTGGCGGGGGGGCACTTTCTTGCAGcagttgtgtttttgatgtGATTGTTGCTTTGAGAACTCTCTCCTGACGCAGCTTTActgaaacacgcacacacacatgtctggtttattatctccgtggggacagtccataggcataatgaGTTGTAtctacccctaaccctatccctaaacctaaagatcatagaacactttttgcatttttagattttcaaaaattatcgttctgtacaatttataagcttttgtgcccatgaggacctcaattttggtccccacggtgaggCGAGTCCATATACAAACCAAGTCCACGCGCACACACGTCACTCACCTGCTTTCCTCTTCTGTGTGTCCTGCAGGACTTTCTTCAGGTCTTCAATGTCCTTCTTCAGTTTGCCATTTTCAACCAGCAGCTTCTTCTCTTCCCGTACTGATGCATGCAGCActgacaacaaacaaacaaacaaacaaaagtaaacggagaagataaacaaacaaaaacacagagctCATCCATCAGTCATACGACtacatgagtgtgtgtgagtgtgtgtgagtgtgtgtgtacacagatataatatacataagaatgtgtgtgtgtgtgatggtcaTACTGGCTTTGTCCTGAAGGAAGAGCAGCTGATGTGTCAAATATTCCATCATCTGATCTTCATCATTAGAATCTGATCTGGAGACATGAGGACGATTATCAGACATCAgcacctgagagagagagagagagagagagagagagagagagagagagagagagagagagagagagagagagagagaagagagagaaggaagggaacgagagagagagagagagagagagagagagagagagagagagagagagagagacagagagagagagagagagagagagagagagagagagagagagagagagagagagagagagagagagagagagagagagagagagagaggaagagagagagagagagtagagagagagagagagagagtagagagagagagagagagagagagagagagagagagagagagagagagagagagagagagagagagagagagagagagagagagagagagagagagagagagagagagagagagagagagagagagagagagagagagagagagagagagagagagagagagagagagagagagagagagagagagagagagagagagagagagagagagagagagagagagagagagagagagagagagagaagagagagagagacagaacagaggagagagagcagacagagagaagagagagagagagaagagagaagagagagagagacagacacgagagaagagagagagagagaacgagagaagagagagagacgacaagagagaagaagagaggaagaaagagagagagaagagagaccacagagagagagagcaaggaGTAGAGACGAGacaacagaaagagagagagagacgacaacagagaaagagagaagagacaGACCCAGAGAGGAGAAGAAGAcaccagagagagaagagacagagagacagagagagacgagaacagagagagagaagagagagacagacagagagagagagacaagagagagagacagagagagagagagaagagaccgagagaaagagagagacgagagagagagagaagagagaagagagagacgagagagacagagagagagagagagagagagagagagagagagaagagagagagggagagagagagagagagagagagagagagagagagagagagagagagagagagagagagagagagagacagagagagagagaagagagagag
Proteins encoded:
- the aimp1b gene encoding aminoacyl tRNA synthase complex-interacting multifunctional protein 1, yielding MSDNRPHVSRSDSNDEDQMMEYLTHQLLFLQDKAMLHASVREEKKLLVENGKLKKDIEDLKKVLQDTQKRKAVKLRQERVLKATITSKTQLLQESAPPPQTAPSARSSTTPRVSESQTRHDRRRGRGRRGAAVNPELLNTSQSANLLMREQKPDVSRLDLRVGRVLTVRNHPDSTSLVIQEVELGEPAPRTVVSVQCSHMTPEQLVGSLVVLLCNVRSMKVRGVQSQARLLFAVNQESTEPLTPPTGAQPGDRITVQNYPGVPEKELNPKCRIWEHLLPDLNTDAKGVATYKGVAFEVPGKGLCRAPGVRNVHAWSCPERVCL